Genomic segment of Gammaproteobacteria bacterium:
TCCCTTGGGCAAGATAATCGTGACCACCTCGGTCGACTCACCGCCCAACAGCAAGCGCGCCGCCGCCAGCGCACACGCCGTCGCGCAGGCACCGGTGGTAAAACCGGTACGCAACGGGGCGGTGGATTCGGGGCTTTCTACTCGCATGCAGGCATTCTACCCCATGCACTGGTAAACTACGCCCTCGCAAAAAACTGAGACCACCATGAGTTCGCGCCACTGCCCCGCTGTGCTAATTGCTGCCCCCGCCTCCAATCAGGGCAAGACCACCCTGACGGCTGCGCTGGCGCGTTATCACCGCAATCAGGGACGGGTAGTGCGGGTATTCAAGGCCGGCCCTGATTTTCTCGACCCGATGATTCACCAGCGCGCCTCCGGCCAGCCGGTGTATTCGCTGGATCTGTGGATGGTGGGCGAGCAAGCCTGCAAGCAACTGCTGTTTGACGCCGCCGAAACCGCAGACTTGATCATCATTGAGTGCGGCATGGGCCTGCATGACGGCACACCTTCCAGCGCCGATCTGGCCATCACTTTTGGCGTGCCGGTGCTGGCGGTGATTGATGCCAGCTCCATGGCGCAAACCTTCGGCGCCATCGCCCTTGGGCTAGCCAACTATCGTCCCGAACTGCCCTTCGCCGGCGTCATCGCCAACCGCGTTGCCAGCCACAACCACGCCAATCTGGTCGCCAACAGTCTGCCTGCCGGCATGAAATTTTTCGGCGCGGTACCACGCAATCGCGACATAGGTTTGCCCGATCGCCATCTGGGCCTGGTACAGGCCGATGAAATCGAAAACCTGGAACAAAAACTCGAGCTCGCAGCCTCGCTGCTGGCACAAGCCGGAGTCACCGAGCTGCCTGCTGCGGTGGAATTCAAACACGCAAAAATCGACAACATTGGACCACTGCTGGCAGGTAAAAAAATCGCCATCGCTCGTGACACCGCGTTTGCGTTTATCTATCCGGCCAACATTGAACTACTGGAAAAAATGGGCGCAGAGCTGCACTTTTTTTCGCCGCTCGATGATGCGCAATTACCCGCATGCGATGCGCTATGGCTACCCGGCGGTTATCCCGAACTGCATTTGCAAAAACTCAGCGACAACACGTCAATGATAGCCGCCATCAAACAGCATCATGCTGCCGCCAAACCCATCGTCGCCGAGTGCGGCGGCATGCTGTATTTGCTGGATGAATTGCAGGATAAACACGGCAATCGCGCCGCGATGCTTGGCATTCTGCCCGGCAAGGCACAGCTCACCGACAAAGTCGCCGGCCTGGGCATGCAGCGCGTCGAGCTGGCCGAAGGTGAACTGCGCGGCCACACGTTTCACCACTCACATTCAGACATCGAAATTCAACCTATCACCCATTGCATTCGCCAGCGCGACGGCAAAGAGGGAGAAGCGGTGTATCGCGTGAACAATCTGCACGCCTCTTACCTGCACCTCTACTTTGCATCCAATCCGCAGGCAATCGCGAAACTTTTTAACCGGAGAGATCAATGAGCAACTTCAAAGACGTACTGGCCACCCTGCCCAGCATCGACAACATCGCCAAACTGGAACTGTTCGACGGCGCCAAACCCGAAGCGGTCTGGACCATCGAAAACAAACCCGGCAAACAGGGATCACTGCGTGTTTACTACAAAGTCACCACCGACTTCGGCGGCATGACCCCCAAGGCGGCACAAAAAGCCATCGAGCTGTTCTGCGAACACGTCCAGGACGCCAGGGACAATCCCGGCAAGCATCCGAATATTGATTTTCTGTTTGGCGTCATCGACGAAAACAAGCACCTCGCCGCCAAGGCCAGCCTGCAATAGCCGACTGGCAGCCGAATTATGTTTTTTAGAAAAGTTCAAGTCTTCCGCATAAAAAATTTCCCCGTCCGGGGCGGATACGAAACCGCCATACTTCAAGTATGATACGCGCAGTTTTCCTGTTCTTGAAAAACCTCCCAAACTGAGAGAGCAAAGCAATTATGGAATGGTTATCCGATCCACAAGTGTGGGTTGCCCTGGCAACCCTGACTGCCCTGGAAATTGTCCTGGGTATCGACAACATTATTTTCATCAGCATTCTGGTCGGCCGACTGCCTCCAGAAAAACGCGACCTGGCGCGCCGGCTCGGCTTGGGTCTGGCCATGGGTACGCGTATTTTGCTGCTGTTCTCGCTGGCATGGGTCATGGGCCTGAAAGACCCCATGTTTACCATCTTTGGCGAGGAAATCTCCGGACGCGACCTGATCCTGCTGTTTGGCGGCTTGTTCCTGCTGTGGAAGAGCGTGTCTGAAATCAGCAACAGCCTGGAAGGCGAAGAAGAAGCGGGTCAAACCACCAGCAAGGCAGCTACCTTCGGTGCGATTCTGGCGCAAATTGCCATCATCGACATCGTGTTCTCGCTGGATTCGGTCATCACGGCAGTGGGCCTGGTTGATCATGTTTCCGTCATGGTCATTGCGATCGTGATTTCGGTGATGATCATGATGGTCGCCGCCAAGCCCATCGGCGAGTTTGTCGATGCACACCCGACGATCAAAATCCTCGCA
This window contains:
- a CDS encoding DUF2322 family protein; amino-acid sequence: MSNFKDVLATLPSIDNIAKLELFDGAKPEAVWTIENKPGKQGSLRVYYKVTTDFGGMTPKAAQKAIELFCEHVQDARDNPGKHPNIDFLFGVIDENKHLAAKASLQ
- a CDS encoding cobyrinate a,c-diamide synthase, encoding MSSRHCPAVLIAAPASNQGKTTLTAALARYHRNQGRVVRVFKAGPDFLDPMIHQRASGQPVYSLDLWMVGEQACKQLLFDAAETADLIIIECGMGLHDGTPSSADLAITFGVPVLAVIDASSMAQTFGAIALGLANYRPELPFAGVIANRVASHNHANLVANSLPAGMKFFGAVPRNRDIGLPDRHLGLVQADEIENLEQKLELAASLLAQAGVTELPAAVEFKHAKIDNIGPLLAGKKIAIARDTAFAFIYPANIELLEKMGAELHFFSPLDDAQLPACDALWLPGGYPELHLQKLSDNTSMIAAIKQHHAAAKPIVAECGGMLYLLDELQDKHGNRAAMLGILPGKAQLTDKVAGLGMQRVELAEGELRGHTFHHSHSDIEIQPITHCIRQRDGKEGEAVYRVNNLHASYLHLYFASNPQAIAKLFNRRDQ
- a CDS encoding TerC family protein — encoded protein: MMEWLSDPQVWVALATLTALEIVLGIDNIIFISILVGRLPPEKRDLARRLGLGLAMGTRILLLFSLAWVMGLKDPMFTIFGEEISGRDLILLFGGLFLLWKSVSEISNSLEGEEEAGQTTSKAATFGAILAQIAIIDIVFSLDSVITAVGLVDHVSVMVIAIVISVMIMMVAAKPIGEFVDAHPTIKILALSFLIMVGMVLVAESVDFHVPKGYLYFAMAFSIGVELINIKMRAKRTAAIKLRKAISENE